A genomic segment from Roseibium algicola encodes:
- a CDS encoding AlbA family DNA-binding domain-containing protein, with amino-acid sequence MALSPFKLPFLAAYVVVGAIVGVLVIHPLNLVVVWWELARFSETAPNLLEFLTARLWLVLLPRHLDVAVAYTGLGAVVGLAFGMFTRNYMRTSEAYRSLREEQTALIPDLLKQGENRRVEFKSSLRWDLKENRTNRSLEKVIAKTLAGFFNADGGHLLIGVDDNGTPLGLDKDLATLKSPDLDSFERTVNDIVSKTLGGDLCPYIHTVFSRVDGKDVAMVIVSPAPRAVYLEENKASVFYLRSGNSTRALDVREAVNYANKRWS; translated from the coding sequence ATGGCTCTTTCCCCGTTCAAGCTTCCCTTTCTGGCAGCCTATGTCGTGGTCGGGGCCATTGTCGGTGTCCTGGTCATCCACCCGCTGAACCTTGTGGTGGTCTGGTGGGAACTGGCACGTTTTTCGGAAACGGCTCCGAACCTCCTTGAATTTCTGACAGCGCGCCTGTGGCTGGTGCTGCTTCCCCGGCATCTGGATGTTGCGGTTGCCTATACCGGCCTCGGCGCAGTTGTCGGCCTCGCCTTCGGCATGTTCACCCGCAACTACATGCGAACGTCCGAAGCCTACCGGTCCCTGCGTGAAGAGCAGACCGCGCTCATTCCCGATCTTCTGAAACAGGGCGAGAACCGGCGCGTGGAGTTCAAGTCGTCGCTGCGCTGGGACCTGAAGGAAAACCGGACCAACCGGTCCCTGGAAAAGGTCATCGCCAAGACCCTTGCCGGCTTCTTCAATGCCGATGGCGGCCATCTTCTGATCGGTGTTGACGACAACGGCACACCGCTTGGTCTCGACAAGGACCTGGCAACGCTGAAAAGCCCGGACCTCGATTCGTTCGAGCGCACTGTCAACGACATCGTTTCCAAGACACTCGGCGGAGATCTCTGCCCTTACATCCACACGGTGTTTTCCAGGGTGGACGGCAAGGACGTCGCCATGGTCATCGTCAGCCCGGCACCCCGCGCCGTCTATCTGGAAGAAAACAAGGCCTCGGTCTTCTATCTGCGCAGCGGCAATTCCACCCGCGCACTGGATGTCCGCGAAGCGGTCAACTACGCCAACAAGAGATGGTCGTGA